A region of Sporosarcina sp. FSL W7-1349 DNA encodes the following proteins:
- a CDS encoding ankyrin repeat domain-containing protein, with translation MGRKRKNLPKNFDELIEAGDIAALKEVFTRCELDARGGYSKSTALSFNLPNELVRWLVEQGADSNATDSYGRTALHKHAMSWWGNCELLLELGAEIEALDYQNETPLFAAAGSFKPHAVQTLVAKGANVSAENKMKQTPLEKALAMCRNIDIVYMAEVADILLNAGATVTQKMKDSVKRIGNEFEFHREGFNKDYLHETDEALYRLYELFDVPPVGKRKTHDGTSPITVSTKGWQAQHQELWNYLIPSQGHANTVQGEVIRITGKVSYEILDNGGINWDHQFRQMLKGLNHYFSLGTPLHPPALQEAATLANELHNGHGLDEPARLCELAVQWVLSNPNPITLEQPNYKR, from the coding sequence ATGGGCAGGAAGAGAAAAAACTTACCAAAAAACTTCGATGAATTAATTGAAGCGGGCGATATAGCGGCTTTAAAAGAGGTGTTTACCCGATGCGAATTGGATGCCCGGGGCGGTTATAGTAAATCTACAGCTTTGAGCTTTAATCTTCCGAATGAATTGGTTCGTTGGCTCGTGGAACAGGGGGCTGATAGTAATGCTACTGACAGTTACGGAAGAACGGCTTTACATAAACATGCGATGAGTTGGTGGGGAAATTGTGAATTGCTGCTTGAGTTAGGTGCGGAGATAGAAGCGCTTGATTATCAAAATGAGACGCCTTTATTTGCCGCAGCGGGTTCTTTTAAGCCGCATGCAGTTCAAACGTTGGTTGCTAAAGGTGCAAATGTTAGTGCAGAAAATAAAATGAAACAGACTCCTTTAGAAAAAGCTTTGGCTATGTGCAGAAATATAGATATTGTGTATATGGCGGAAGTTGCCGATATTTTGCTGAACGCTGGAGCGACTGTAACGCAGAAAATGAAAGACTCGGTTAAACGGATTGGGAACGAATTTGAATTTCACAGAGAAGGATTTAATAAAGACTATTTGCATGAAACCGATGAGGCGCTTTACCGTCTCTATGAGTTATTTGATGTTCCCCCGGTAGGGAAACGGAAGACGCATGATGGTACATCTCCAATAACAGTTTCAACAAAGGGATGGCAGGCGCAGCATCAGGAACTGTGGAATTACCTAATTCCTTCACAAGGGCATGCGAACACCGTGCAGGGTGAGGTGATCCGTATTACGGGTAAAGTGTCCTATGAAATTTTAGATAATGGCGGTATCAATTGGGATCATCAATTTCGTCAGATGCTTAAGGGGTTGAACCATTACTTTAGCTTGGGCACGCCATTACATCCCCCCGCACTTCAGGAGGCAGCCACTCTAGCGAATGAACTTCACAACGGCCATGGTCTTGATGAACCTGCGAGACTATGTGAATTAGCAGTGCAATGGGTACTCAGCAATCCGAATCCGATTACGTTGGAACAGCCCAACTATAAGCGATAA
- a CDS encoding YwqG family protein, protein MIKYEIPELLKEHENLITSTFRYSNEISFTREKTKPWDSKLGGCPYLKSSEDYPTDEDGNHMLFLAQINLADIEHLDELPEKGLLQFFVVNDELVGLEEPILVKYIEDYEENEEQLVKKHPYENEEDNWNLPFSHSGKMVFTSREMPMSSSLDLFRDIFMNKLSESEYEQLSDDCYSSDSRIGGYPYFVQNDYIGFDDDDFLLLQLDIDDECGIMFGDSGNCVFTIPKDALKNRDFSKVVYDWQCC, encoded by the coding sequence TTGATAAAATATGAAATTCCTGAACTACTTAAAGAACATGAAAACCTAATTACAAGCACTTTTAGGTATAGCAACGAGATCAGTTTTACGCGTGAAAAAACAAAACCATGGGACAGCAAATTAGGCGGGTGTCCCTATTTGAAAAGCAGTGAAGATTATCCGACCGATGAAGATGGAAACCATATGCTGTTTCTGGCACAAATCAATTTGGCGGATATTGAACATCTAGATGAATTGCCGGAAAAAGGATTACTGCAATTCTTTGTTGTAAACGATGAGTTGGTTGGGTTGGAAGAACCGATTTTAGTAAAATACATTGAAGATTACGAGGAAAATGAAGAACAACTAGTGAAAAAGCATCCTTATGAAAATGAAGAAGATAACTGGAATCTTCCCTTTTCGCATAGCGGTAAAATGGTTTTCACATCAAGGGAGATGCCTATGTCTTCCTCATTAGATCTGTTTCGCGATATTTTCATGAATAAGTTATCAGAATCAGAATATGAGCAACTGAGTGATGATTGCTATAGCAGCGATAGCAGAATTGGCGGTTATCCTTATTTTGTTCAGAATGACTATATCGGTTTTGATGATGACGATTTTCTTTTACTGCAACTGGATATCGATGACGAATGCGGCATTATGTTTGGGGATTCCGGTAATTGTGTTTTCACTATTCCAAAGGACGCTTTGAAAAACAGGGATTTTTCAAAAGTAGTGTATGATTGGCAATGTTGTTAG